Proteins encoded by one window of Deinococcus radiodurans R1 = ATCC 13939 = DSM 20539:
- the ubiE gene encoding bifunctional demethylmenaquinone methyltransferase/2-methoxy-6-polyprenyl-1,4-benzoquinol methylase UbiE: MTAENRPPVGDKQDKGQAVQEMFASIAPRYDLLNRVLSLGVDRGWRRAAAAEALAHSPRRVLDVATGTGDFAIELKERAPQVEIVGSDFVPQMLDLARQKAGAKQLSIRFEEGDALRLPYPDASFDAVTCAFGFRNFADYTQGLAEMWRVLTPGGRLVLLEFPPPASGLFGAVFRLYFQHVLPRIGALVSGNAGAYTYLPESVLAFPEPERLAQMMRATGFRTRYRALTFGIAGMWVGDKR, from the coding sequence ATGACTGCCGAGAACAGGCCGCCGGTCGGCGACAAACAGGACAAGGGGCAGGCCGTACAGGAGATGTTCGCCTCCATCGCGCCGCGCTACGACCTGCTCAACCGGGTGCTGAGCCTGGGCGTGGACCGGGGGTGGCGCCGGGCAGCCGCTGCCGAGGCCCTGGCCCACTCGCCCCGCCGGGTGCTGGACGTGGCGACGGGCACCGGAGACTTTGCCATCGAACTCAAGGAACGTGCGCCGCAGGTGGAAATCGTCGGCTCCGACTTCGTGCCGCAGATGCTCGACCTCGCCCGCCAGAAAGCCGGGGCAAAGCAGCTCAGCATCCGCTTCGAAGAGGGTGACGCACTGCGGCTGCCCTACCCCGACGCTTCCTTCGACGCCGTGACCTGTGCCTTTGGCTTCCGTAATTTCGCTGATTACACGCAGGGCCTCGCCGAGATGTGGCGGGTGCTGACCCCCGGTGGGCGGCTGGTGCTGCTGGAATTTCCGCCCCCTGCGTCGGGACTGTTCGGGGCCGTCTTCCGGCTGTACTTCCAGCATGTGCTGCCGCGCATCGGGGCACTGGTCAGCGGCAACGCGGGCGCGTACACCTATCTGCCCGAGAGCGTCCTCGCGTTTCCCGAACCCGAGCGGCTGGCGCAAATGATGCGGGCGACGGGCTTTCGCACCCGCTACCGCGCCCTGACGTTCGGGATTGCGGGCATGTGGGTGGGCGACAAGCGCTGA
- a CDS encoding TetR/AcrR family transcriptional regulator, translating into MPEPRRRLSAEVRREQILEVASQLFIERGFENVKMADIAEHLQTSRPNIYTYYPSTEAILDILLERRMGDWLQEVDRRVADNSLFPPDDMLRALLEHRELLLLLYSGGGPRFQSRRQRVLDSLDQHTYNYLPSNVTEANPDLILVQRTLVLSTAHELLLHPEYDREQIGQLLNIMLVSAFKERVPDIDEQIQAKHSRA; encoded by the coding sequence ATGCCTGAACCCCGTCGCCGCCTGAGTGCGGAAGTCCGCCGTGAACAGATTCTGGAAGTCGCCTCGCAACTGTTTATCGAACGCGGCTTCGAGAACGTCAAGATGGCCGATATCGCCGAGCACCTCCAGACCTCGCGGCCCAACATCTACACCTACTACCCCTCGACCGAAGCGATTCTCGACATTCTGCTCGAACGCCGAATGGGGGACTGGCTGCAAGAAGTCGACCGGCGGGTCGCCGACAACAGCCTCTTTCCGCCCGACGACATGCTGCGCGCCCTGCTCGAGCACCGCGAACTGCTGCTGCTGCTCTACAGCGGCGGCGGCCCGCGCTTTCAGTCCCGTCGGCAGCGGGTGCTCGATTCGCTCGACCAGCACACCTACAACTACCTGCCCAGCAATGTCACGGAGGCGAACCCCGACCTGATTCTGGTGCAGCGCACGCTGGTGCTCTCCACCGCCCACGAACTGCTGCTGCACCCCGAGTACGACCGCGAACAGATCGGGCAACTCCTCAACATTATGTTGGTTTCGGCCTTCAAGGAACGGGTGCCTGATATCGACGAACAGATTCAGGCCAAGCACAGCCGCGCCTGA
- a CDS encoding CobW family GTP-binding protein — MQIPVIVVGGFLGAGKTTLVNHLIRSLPRRLGIIVNEFGQTGVDGSLIERLDDDVTELAAGCLCCTGRDDLLRALMEISMREHKPDALIVELSGVADPTPVLTTLLERSVRAAFRLTTLVAVVDARHVMQTLQDHPEAARQLAYANLVVINKTDAADPARLDHAEGVLRGLNPLAEVVRVEQGQIDAEKLLARRDFDPSVLTGAGAVEHTPGLSSFTLRTDRPLDPYAWQRFMTSFILARPAEVLRVKGFLTLHGYPQRVLFQAVRDLFTADAWDDDLGGSELVFIGRGLDRAEFEMAFAACALPEG; from the coding sequence ATGCAGATTCCTGTCATCGTCGTGGGGGGCTTTCTGGGGGCGGGCAAGACCACGCTGGTCAACCACCTCATTCGCTCGCTGCCCCGTCGCCTCGGCATCATCGTCAATGAGTTTGGGCAGACGGGGGTGGACGGCTCATTGATTGAGCGGCTGGACGACGATGTGACCGAGCTGGCGGCGGGCTGCCTGTGCTGCACCGGGCGCGACGACCTGCTGCGCGCGCTGATGGAGATTTCCATGCGCGAGCACAAGCCCGACGCCCTGATTGTGGAACTCAGCGGGGTGGCGGACCCGACCCCGGTGCTGACCACGCTGCTCGAGCGCTCCGTGCGCGCGGCCTTTCGCCTGACCACGTTGGTGGCGGTGGTGGACGCCCGGCACGTGATGCAGACCTTGCAAGACCACCCCGAGGCGGCGCGGCAACTCGCCTACGCCAACCTCGTCGTCATCAACAAGACCGACGCCGCCGACCCCGCCCGGCTGGACCACGCCGAGGGGGTGCTGCGCGGCCTGAATCCGCTGGCCGAGGTGGTGCGGGTAGAGCAGGGCCAGATAGACGCCGAAAAGCTGCTCGCCCGCCGTGACTTCGACCCCAGCGTGCTGACGGGTGCGGGGGCTGTGGAGCACACGCCGGGGCTGAGCAGCTTTACCCTCCGCACCGACCGGCCTCTGGACCCCTACGCCTGGCAGCGGTTCATGACCTCCTTCATCCTGGCGCGGCCCGCCGAGGTCTTGCGGGTCAAAGGCTTTCTGACGCTGCACGGCTACCCGCAGCGCGTGCTGTTTCAGGCGGTGCGCGACCTCTTTACCGCCGACGCCTGGGACGACGACCTGGGCGGCAGCGAGCTCGTCTTTATCGGACGGGGGCTGGACCGCGCCGAGTTCGAGATGGCCTTTGCCGCCTGCGCCCTGCCCGAGGGCTGA
- a CDS encoding cation:proton antiporter, producing the protein MLTAFALLLSVTAVLAFLNERFFRLPTTVGVTLAGALSSMLLIALDALGLTGPRGWAAGLLETLDFTDFVLNGILSILLFAGALGLDARQLLRQRFSILTLAVFSTLLSTFLIGFAAYGIFGLVGLNVPLLWSLLFGALISPTDPVAVLDLLKRAAVPKRIETLIAGESLFNDGVGVVIFLVIAGMAGIGHSHGTGSVVGALELFGREALGGMAFGALLGAIGFLMLREIEQHAVEVLITLALVVGGYVAASALGVSGPLAMVVAGLVISAGRDVAFGEETREHIESFWETTDQVLNILLFAFIGLDVLLTETTGPQIVAGLLLVVASLLARWISVALPFPLIRRHEDYGPYTVRLLTWGGLRGGIAISLVLGLPQTPYRTHLVTATYIIVLFSIAVQGLTIMPLVHKAVAASPDSAGPDSAGPGGGQEDGENAGRQLSSET; encoded by the coding sequence ATGCTCACGGCATTTGCCCTCCTGCTCAGCGTGACCGCCGTGCTGGCGTTCCTGAATGAACGTTTCTTTAGACTTCCGACCACCGTCGGGGTGACGCTGGCGGGCGCGCTGTCGAGCATGCTCCTCATCGCCCTCGACGCGCTGGGCCTGACCGGGCCGCGTGGTTGGGCCGCCGGGCTGCTCGAAACCCTGGATTTTACCGACTTCGTGCTCAACGGGATTCTGAGCATCCTGCTCTTTGCCGGGGCGCTGGGCCTCGATGCCCGGCAACTGCTGCGCCAGCGCTTCAGCATCCTGACGTTGGCGGTGTTCAGCACGCTGCTGAGTACCTTCCTCATCGGCTTTGCCGCCTACGGCATCTTCGGACTAGTGGGACTGAACGTGCCGCTGCTGTGGTCGCTGCTGTTCGGCGCACTGATCTCGCCGACCGACCCGGTGGCGGTCCTCGACCTGCTCAAGCGGGCGGCGGTGCCCAAGCGCATCGAAACCCTGATTGCGGGCGAAAGCCTCTTTAACGACGGCGTGGGCGTGGTGATTTTCCTCGTCATCGCGGGCATGGCGGGCATCGGTCACAGCCACGGCACCGGCAGTGTGGTGGGCGCCCTGGAACTGTTCGGGCGCGAGGCGCTCGGCGGCATGGCGTTCGGGGCGCTGCTGGGGGCCATCGGGTTCCTGATGCTGCGCGAAATCGAGCAGCACGCCGTCGAGGTGCTCATCACCCTCGCGCTGGTCGTCGGCGGGTACGTGGCGGCCTCGGCACTGGGCGTCAGCGGCCCGCTGGCGATGGTGGTCGCCGGTCTGGTCATCTCGGCGGGGCGCGACGTGGCCTTCGGGGAAGAAACCCGCGAACACATCGAGAGTTTCTGGGAAACGACCGATCAGGTGCTCAACATCCTGCTGTTCGCCTTTATCGGGCTGGACGTGCTGCTCACCGAAACGACCGGGCCGCAGATCGTGGCGGGGCTGCTGCTGGTCGTCGCCTCGCTGCTCGCCCGTTGGATCAGCGTGGCGCTGCCCTTCCCACTTATCCGGCGCCACGAGGATTACGGCCCCTACACCGTGCGGCTGCTCACCTGGGGGGGGCTGCGCGGCGGCATCGCCATCAGCCTGGTGCTGGGCCTGCCCCAAACGCCCTACCGCACCCACCTCGTCACGGCGACCTACATCATCGTGCTGTTCAGCATCGCCGTGCAGGGACTGACGATCATGCCGCTGGTCCACAAGGCGGTGGCGGCCAGCCCTGACAGCGCCGGCCCCGACAGCGCCGGCCCCGGTGGCGGGCAGGAAGACGGCGAAAACGCCGGGCGGCAGCTTTCTTCGGAAACGTGA
- a CDS encoding DUF2231 domain-containing protein → MTLTDQLEDRLSNHDTVETLAEELQPVLRAALDYLPEGVVSALHGDPQGHPLHPALVHLPLGGWMVAALLDFLPGGDEQTERAADLALLLATIGAVPTIAAGWTDWSNTRRQARRTGLIHGTLGETAFLLSGASLLARHKGKRTLGKALSGAGLGAALVAGLLGGQLVYGHGLGVGATLSKRQG, encoded by the coding sequence ATGACCCTGACCGATCAACTGGAAGACCGCCTGAGCAATCACGACACGGTGGAGACGCTGGCAGAAGAACTGCAACCCGTCCTGCGCGCCGCGCTGGATTACCTGCCGGAGGGCGTGGTGTCGGCTCTGCACGGCGATCCCCAGGGCCACCCCCTGCACCCGGCGCTCGTGCACCTGCCGCTGGGGGGCTGGATGGTGGCGGCCCTGCTGGATTTCCTGCCCGGAGGGGACGAACAAACCGAGCGCGCCGCTGACCTCGCGCTGCTGCTCGCCACCATCGGCGCGGTGCCGACCATCGCGGCGGGCTGGACCGACTGGAGCAACACCCGGCGGCAGGCCCGCCGCACCGGCCTGATTCACGGGACTCTGGGCGAAACGGCGTTTCTGCTCTCGGGCGCGTCGCTCCTCGCCCGGCACAAGGGTAAGCGCACCCTCGGTAAAGCGCTGTCGGGCGCGGGACTGGGCGCGGCGCTCGTTGCCGGGCTGCTCGGCGGACAACTCGTCTACGGCCACGGCCTCGGCGTGGGGGCCACCCTCAGCAAGCGGCAAGGCTAG
- a CDS encoding ABC transporter ATP-binding protein, with protein MLRPLPQKEDLSNRELLAVLARTLPDLIHSAPRLVLLMLGMAVVQGLMPALTILLGKWTVDGVGAALAGREANLTLLAAAWAGTALLTQVTGVGAQVLQGYAADHFTVQTMGRLMNKMGELPGLDVLEDPRFHDDIEILQMGAPRRPLNLVSTLLYLIRSVISAVSVSATLLSIGWWVPLVVVAGMLPALLKQMEFYKLGWSIFIQRTQDSREVNYLQRVAMRHEYAKEVRLYGLLPYLQSQYLSRTLTYQQTMRGVRNKQLLGILPYQALSLLVTAGLFVYVVNRAQHGTYTAGSVVLVITALAGLRDELRSISEYLSTGTEHLNWFAKFHRFLDATPGVTLAPDPRPLPRELSLTLQDVSFGYRGQSPVIEHLSLTIPEGQTVAIVGENGAGKTTLVKLLLRFYDPSEGRILIGGAGEQTDLRDLDVNAWRRQVAAVFQDFARFEWTLRDNVTLGQPEDAAKLSHAVEASGLGAALNHVDGGLDARIGQAFGGVDLSGGQWQKLATARALYREARVLILDEPTAALDPRSEKEVFDAFAALSQGRTTLLITHRLGSVLMADRVLVMKRGRLIEDGTHTELLTRGGEYAELWELQASQYAESPVSA; from the coding sequence ATGCTGCGCCCCCTGCCCCAGAAAGAAGACCTGAGTAACCGCGAGCTCCTCGCCGTTCTGGCCCGCACCCTGCCCGACCTGATTCACAGCGCTCCCAGGCTGGTGCTGCTGATGCTCGGCATGGCGGTCGTGCAGGGCCTGATGCCCGCGCTGACCATCCTGCTCGGCAAATGGACGGTGGACGGCGTGGGAGCGGCGCTGGCTGGGCGGGAGGCCAACCTGACGCTGCTGGCTGCAGCGTGGGCAGGCACGGCGCTGCTGACGCAGGTGACGGGGGTGGGGGCGCAGGTGCTTCAGGGCTACGCCGCCGACCACTTCACCGTGCAGACGATGGGGCGGCTGATGAACAAAATGGGCGAGCTCCCCGGTCTGGACGTGCTCGAAGACCCCCGCTTCCACGATGACATCGAGATTTTGCAGATGGGGGCGCCGCGCCGCCCACTCAATCTGGTGTCTACACTGCTGTATCTCATTCGGTCAGTGATTAGTGCGGTCAGTGTGTCGGCCACGCTGCTGAGCATCGGCTGGTGGGTGCCGCTGGTGGTGGTCGCCGGGATGCTGCCTGCACTCCTCAAGCAGATGGAGTTCTACAAGCTCGGCTGGAGCATTTTCATTCAGCGCACCCAGGACTCGCGCGAGGTCAACTATCTCCAGCGCGTCGCCATGCGCCACGAGTACGCCAAGGAAGTGCGGCTCTACGGCCTGCTGCCCTACTTGCAGTCGCAGTACCTGAGCCGCACGCTGACCTACCAGCAGACCATGCGCGGTGTCCGCAACAAGCAACTCCTCGGCATCCTGCCCTATCAGGCGCTGTCACTGCTCGTCACGGCGGGGCTGTTCGTGTATGTGGTCAACCGCGCCCAGCACGGAACCTACACGGCGGGCAGCGTCGTGCTGGTCATCACGGCGCTGGCGGGGCTCCGCGATGAACTGCGCTCTATTTCGGAGTACCTGAGCACCGGCACCGAGCACCTCAACTGGTTCGCCAAGTTTCACCGTTTTCTCGACGCCACCCCCGGCGTCACCCTGGCCCCCGACCCGCGCCCGCTGCCGCGTGAGCTGTCGCTGACCTTGCAGGACGTGTCGTTCGGCTACCGCGGCCAGTCGCCGGTCATCGAGCACCTCTCGCTCACCATTCCCGAGGGACAGACCGTCGCCATCGTGGGGGAAAACGGGGCGGGGAAGACCACGCTGGTCAAGCTGCTGCTGCGCTTTTACGACCCCTCGGAAGGCCGGATTCTGATTGGCGGCGCGGGCGAGCAGACCGACCTGCGCGACCTGGACGTGAACGCGTGGCGGCGGCAGGTGGCGGCGGTGTTTCAGGACTTTGCCCGCTTCGAGTGGACGCTGCGTGACAACGTGACCCTCGGCCAGCCTGAGGACGCGGCCAAGCTGTCGCACGCGGTGGAAGCGAGCGGGCTCGGCGCGGCGCTGAACCACGTGGACGGCGGCCTGGACGCCCGCATCGGGCAGGCGTTCGGCGGCGTGGACCTCTCGGGCGGGCAATGGCAAAAGCTCGCCACCGCCCGCGCCCTGTACCGCGAGGCCCGCGTGCTCATCCTGGACGAACCGACGGCGGCGCTCGACCCGCGCAGTGAAAAGGAAGTCTTCGACGCCTTCGCCGCTCTTTCGCAGGGCCGCACCACCCTGCTCATCACCCACCGCCTCGGCAGCGTGCTGATGGCCGACCGCGTGCTGGTGATGAAGCGGGGCCGCCTCATCGAAGACGGCACCCACACCGAACTGCTGACGCGCGGCGGCGAATATGCCGAGCTGTGGGAACTGCAAGCGAGCCAGTACGCCGAGAGCCCGGTGAGTGCATGA
- a CDS encoding HNH endonuclease: MNTAAGRKEDIRIPPRVAPDLNAPRVLVLNASYEPLQVTSIKRAITLLQYGVAEVLEQSRDVVRSPSTVMSVPSVIRLRRYVRRPRVGAVPFNRRNVLRRDHFTCQYCGSQDDLTMDHVHPRSRGGKHGWDNVVTACRTCNQRKGNLTPEEAGMPLHVPPHAPTFGVYAHGQFAHWQPEWSGYIRG, from the coding sequence ATGAACACTGCCGCTGGCCGGAAGGAGGACATCCGAATACCCCCGCGCGTCGCGCCGGACCTCAACGCCCCGCGTGTGCTGGTCCTGAACGCGTCGTACGAGCCCTTGCAAGTCACGAGCATCAAGCGGGCCATCACCCTCTTGCAGTACGGGGTGGCCGAGGTGCTGGAGCAGAGCCGCGACGTGGTGCGCTCACCGAGCACGGTCATGTCGGTGCCCAGCGTCATCCGGCTGCGCCGGTACGTGCGCCGGCCCCGGGTGGGCGCGGTGCCGTTCAACCGCCGCAACGTGCTGCGGCGCGACCACTTCACCTGCCAGTACTGCGGCAGCCAGGACGACCTGACGATGGACCACGTCCACCCCCGGTCACGCGGCGGCAAGCACGGCTGGGACAACGTGGTCACCGCCTGCCGCACCTGCAACCAGCGCAAGGGCAACCTGACGCCCGAAGAAGCCGGGATGCCGCTGCACGTGCCCCCGCACGCGCCGACCTTCGGGGTCTACGCGCACGGCCAGTTCGCCCACTGGCAGCCGGAGTGGAGCGGGTACATCCGGGGCTGA
- a CDS encoding magnesium transporter CorA family protein has translation MLTHSRSGTRALGTVWALVGRETVNTAQEVTYELLDQTADGFFLAADALEAQVDALEEQIFRSPRFNPVEPVFDLKHLLGQARRLTTDAREASALLGRQASTAAEQVRYRDVQDSFTRVGSRLDGLRESLSSLLDLHLALQGQRMNEVMRTLTSVSVVFLPLTFLAGVWGMKFQHMPELATRYGYAFAWLTFLLIGGLLTYWFKRRGWW, from the coding sequence GTGCTCACCCACAGCCGCAGCGGCACGCGGGCCCTCGGGACGGTGTGGGCGCTGGTGGGGCGCGAGACGGTCAACACCGCGCAGGAGGTCACCTACGAGCTGCTCGACCAGACCGCCGACGGCTTTTTTCTCGCCGCCGACGCGCTCGAAGCGCAGGTGGACGCGCTGGAAGAACAGATTTTCCGCAGCCCCCGCTTCAACCCGGTGGAGCCGGTGTTCGACCTCAAGCATCTGCTGGGGCAGGCGCGGCGGCTGACGACCGACGCCCGCGAGGCGAGCGCGCTGCTGGGCCGGCAGGCCTCTACCGCTGCTGAACAGGTCCGTTACCGCGACGTGCAGGACAGCTTTACCCGGGTGGGCAGCCGCCTCGACGGCCTGCGCGAGTCGCTCAGCAGCCTGCTCGACCTGCACCTCGCCCTTCAGGGCCAGCGCATGAACGAGGTGATGCGGACGCTGACCTCCGTGAGCGTGGTGTTTCTGCCGCTCACCTTCCTCGCCGGGGTGTGGGGCATGAAGTTTCAGCACATGCCCGAGCTCGCCACCCGTTACGGCTACGCCTTTGCCTGGCTGACATTCCTGCTCATCGGCGGGCTGCTGACCTACTGGTTCAAGCGGCGCGGGTGGTGGTGA
- a CDS encoding MmcQ/YjbR family DNA-binding protein encodes MQTPMQTVDDLRSVCDELPHSLETFPFDDETLVFKVGYLSKSRMYALTDITQDPLRLSLKVDPERGEELRQAHPQSIAPGYHLNKKHWVTVTLDGTVPAELLGELLRGSYLLVTKKGFTKAERKELGLPDSL; translated from the coding sequence ATGCAGACGCCCATGCAAACCGTAGACGACCTGCGCAGCGTGTGCGACGAGTTGCCGCATTCGCTCGAAACCTTCCCTTTCGACGACGAAACGCTGGTCTTCAAGGTCGGCTACCTCTCCAAGTCCCGCATGTACGCCCTGACCGACATCACCCAGGACCCGCTGCGCCTGAGCCTGAAAGTGGACCCCGAGCGCGGAGAGGAACTGCGGCAGGCGCACCCGCAGAGCATCGCGCCGGGGTATCACCTGAACAAAAAGCACTGGGTGACGGTCACGCTGGACGGCACGGTGCCTGCTGAACTGCTCGGCGAGCTGCTGCGCGGGAGTTACCTGCTGGTGACGAAGAAGGGCTTCACGAAGGCGGAACGGAAAGAATTGGGGCTGCCTGACAGCCTGTAA
- a CDS encoding pyridoxamine 5'-phosphate oxidase family protein → MTVIRTLEDLESLFGEVGAPSLQKETDVLHSVYRQWLEAAPFAVLATSGPGGLDASPRGDPAPLVRVTDERTLLLPERRGNNRIDSLRNLLSDPRVGLLFFIPGVNETLRVNGTARILTTPDLLASFAQDGKLPKCVLEITVDTVFFQCGRAMLRSVLWTGPSAAEVPTPGAMLAALTRGEVDGADYDAALPQRQRDTLY, encoded by the coding sequence ATGACCGTCATTCGAACGCTGGAAGACCTCGAAAGCCTGTTCGGGGAAGTGGGGGCTCCCTCGCTCCAGAAGGAAACAGACGTGCTGCACTCGGTGTACCGCCAGTGGCTGGAGGCCGCCCCCTTCGCGGTGCTGGCGACCTCGGGCCCGGGCGGTCTGGACGCTTCGCCGCGCGGGGACCCGGCGCCGCTGGTGCGCGTGACCGACGAGCGCACCCTGCTGCTGCCCGAGCGCCGGGGCAACAACCGCATCGACAGCCTGCGTAACCTGCTGAGCGACCCCCGGGTGGGCCTGCTTTTTTTCATTCCCGGCGTGAACGAGACGCTGCGGGTCAACGGCACCGCCCGCATCCTGACCACGCCGGACCTGCTCGCCTCCTTCGCCCAGGACGGCAAGCTGCCGAAATGCGTGCTGGAAATCACGGTAGACACGGTCTTTTTCCAGTGCGGGCGGGCCATGCTGCGCTCGGTGCTGTGGACCGGGCCGTCGGCGGCTGAGGTGCCCACCCCCGGCGCGATGCTGGCCGCCCTGACCCGCGGCGAGGTGGACGGCGCGGACTACGACGCTGCCCTGCCGCAGCGGCAACGCGACACGCTGTACTGA
- the surE gene encoding 5'/3'-nucleotidase SurE, with translation MTVPDPARPAASPSARPRVLVANDDGIFAPGIKALGLALSEWADVVVVAPDVEQSAVGHGITIRRPLRFKHTAAAGFGDIPAYRVDGTPADCVVLGVHLLGRPDLVVSGINIGPNLGEDLTHSGTVAAAIEGLTLGLPSIAFSQFANEAGEYDFGPSAAYASRLAREVCCRGLPPRVLLNVNFPRVSPRGVRVTEVGLHRWEDSVVTRQDPEGRDYHWVAGVSTAHDGHDEQTDYGAVQAGFISVSPVRLDLTARDLIGELTQALPPL, from the coding sequence ATGACTGTGCCTGACCCTGCCCGGCCCGCCGCGTCCCCGTCCGCTCGTCCCCGCGTCCTGGTCGCCAACGACGACGGCATTTTCGCGCCCGGCATCAAGGCGCTGGGGCTGGCGCTGAGCGAGTGGGCCGACGTGGTGGTCGTCGCGCCCGACGTGGAGCAGTCGGCGGTGGGGCACGGCATCACCATTCGCCGCCCGCTGCGCTTCAAGCACACGGCGGCGGCGGGCTTCGGTGACATTCCGGCCTACCGGGTGGACGGCACCCCCGCCGACTGCGTGGTGCTGGGCGTGCATCTGCTGGGGCGGCCCGACCTGGTCGTCAGCGGCATCAACATCGGCCCCAATCTCGGCGAGGACCTCACGCACTCGGGCACGGTGGCGGCGGCCATCGAGGGACTCACCCTGGGGCTGCCCTCCATCGCCTTCAGCCAGTTTGCCAACGAAGCGGGCGAATACGACTTTGGGCCCTCGGCGGCCTACGCTTCCCGGTTGGCGCGCGAGGTCTGCTGCCGGGGGCTGCCGCCGCGTGTGCTGCTCAACGTCAATTTTCCCCGCGTCTCTCCGCGTGGGGTGCGCGTGACCGAGGTGGGCCTCCACCGCTGGGAAGACAGCGTGGTGACCCGCCAGGACCCCGAGGGCCGCGACTACCACTGGGTCGCCGGGGTCAGCACCGCGCACGACGGTCACGACGAACAGACCGACTACGGCGCGGTGCAGGCGGGGTTTATCAGCGTGTCGCCGGTGCGGCTCGACCTCACGGCGCGGGACCTGATCGGCGAGTTGACGCAGGCGTTGCCACCCCTGTAA
- a CDS encoding PaaI family thioesterase, with translation MTLHPDLALPSPEDFEQLSPEALAARMNGPEGQGLPGTLGARLGIRYVSMARERVVATMPVEGNRQPAGRLHGGATLALAEELASVGSWLNLDPQRQVAVGVDLNGTHVRGVSEGHVTAEARLSYRGRSLMVWEIEMKDEKGRTTSLCRCTCNVISMGA, from the coding sequence ATGACGCTGCACCCCGATCTGGCGCTCCCGTCCCCCGAGGATTTCGAGCAGCTCAGCCCCGAGGCCCTCGCCGCCCGCATGAATGGTCCCGAGGGCCAGGGTCTGCCGGGCACGCTGGGCGCTCGCCTGGGCATCCGGTATGTCAGCATGGCGCGTGAGCGGGTGGTGGCGACCATGCCGGTGGAGGGCAACCGCCAGCCCGCCGGACGGCTGCACGGCGGCGCCACTCTCGCGCTTGCAGAGGAACTGGCGAGCGTGGGCTCATGGCTCAACCTCGACCCGCAGCGGCAGGTGGCGGTGGGCGTGGACCTCAACGGCACCCACGTGCGCGGCGTGTCGGAGGGGCACGTCACGGCGGAGGCCCGCCTGAGCTACCGGGGCCGCTCGCTGATGGTCTGGGAAATCGAGATGAAGGACGAGAAGGGCCGCACGACCTCGCTGTGCCGCTGCACCTGCAACGTGATCAGCATGGGGGCTTGA